Proteins found in one Arachis stenosperma cultivar V10309 chromosome 8, arast.V10309.gnm1.PFL2, whole genome shotgun sequence genomic segment:
- the LOC130946526 gene encoding uncharacterized protein At5g65660-like has translation MEIVEESTSRHVSIGFPLGLALLVTLILFMCFFFCCCIHWEKIEAFLISYGVINNPHHPHMTMQQPDLPSTHHQNPSFLFPGKECESLPVVMPGDVVPRFMGIACACQPPTHHHEMIQIQLQKPPLTQQNAFSNCNLCN, from the exons ATGGAGATTGTTGAAGAGAGCACATCAAGGCATGTATCTATTGGGTTCCCTTTGGGTTTGGCTCTTCTTGTAACTCTCATATTATTTAtgtgcttcttcttttgttGCTGCATACATTGGGAGAAGATCGAAGCTTTCTTAATCTCTTATGGTGTTATCAACAACCCTCACCACCCTCATATGACGATGCAACAACCAGATTTGCCTTCAACTCATCACCAAAACCCATCTTTTCTTTTTCCG GGGAAGGAGTGTGAGAGTTTGCCAGTAGTGATGCCTGGAGATGTGGTACCAAGATTCATGGGCATAGCATGTGCATGTCAGCCTCCAACTCACCATCATGAAATGATCCAAATCCAACTGCAGAAGCCACCATTAACACAACAAAATGCTTTCTCCAACTGCAACCTCTGCAACTAA